ACAGCTATCCAATATAAGTGGTTGACTATTGACTTCCTCCACAGGCCAGCGTCTTCACAGTCTTTTTGTTTGGCGAGTGCGTCGATTTTTTTCCCAATACCTTAAATTTGAAATGATATTTTCCACcgttaaagaaatattgacaATCAAGTGCATACACCAGtgctgctttttcttttttttttttgaaggcaTATAATTTCACTTGCCTTTAGCAATATGCCAGATATCATAATAATGAGTTGTTCCATTTGGTTTCACGTGGTTTCTTATGTAGGCAGCATTTTGGCAATTTCTGTCGGTTATGATGACCTCTAGTTGAAGATTTTTGCTGGCCAAAAAACGCACCATACGCAATAGTTCCTCGTGCTCACACCACAAACTGTTTCGTACCTCGTTAgactaaataaagaaataaataaataaacccagCAAAATCAGTGAAGAGTTTGTGTTGTAAAAGGGTGACTGATTTAAGTGAAAGAATAGGGAACACTTACTTGAACAAGTTGAACATCCAATTCCTTGTTTACCCGCTGTTCATTGACTGTAAACGCCCCATACTTCGTGCAGTGACCCAGGCTATCTGAGCGGCCATCCCTAGAAAGCACCAGCCCTCCCTCAAGATTGGACAGGCTAGCAATAACTTTGTCCTGCTCCTGCTTCCACATTTTCACCACGACAGGTATTAGATAGTTTTTTTGGTGCTTGTGGAAGGTCTGACGACTAAAACACTGCACCTTCAGAATCTTTAACATTCGAAGTGTCTGGGATACCATGCTTCCAGAGTAAAGAATGGTCGCAGACAGTAAGAGATTCCCAGCAGGTATTCTCAGTATGTTGGGCTGGCCTCTCCAAACTCTGGAATAGCTGCAGGTCGTGCACTTTTGGGTGACATGGATCTGAGTCCCTATGATTTTTGATATCTCCGCAGTGGCGAGCTCAGTACAAAGTGGGCAAGCCTCAAACAACTGCATCAAGTTAGAATGGAACACAAtgtatttattttgattttgtgGTTTCACGTCCTCGTGTTTGGTAATAAAAGTTCtgtgtggaaaaaaaaaaagcataaataATATGAAGAAGAATAATAGGAAGCAAAGAAAAGAACATAGGAGAAAATGAAAGCGGGGAATGAGTACTTTACTTGGATTGATTATTTTGAGATTCCTCAAAATGATCTTCCAAATCGGACGGAGGAATATAATCCACGTCTCTCTCATCGTCCATACGGCTTTCTCCTACATTCTTAATAGGGCTGCACATGGGGGTAGAGGTCGACAGTGGGACCAGCAAATCGTACTGGGTTTTGAAATCTGCTGTAGGGGCTTCCACTTGAGTTCCTGGGGAGATAAATATCATGGTTTTCTCAGAATCATCTGTAAAATCCCCGCATTAATCGCTAATTCTTACTAGACGTACCCACACTTTCTATAGCCTTTCGTTCAATGTTCAAGAATTCCCAATCAATTTTGCATTGAATTGCCATATCCTTGAACCGTGGTCCTGTCGTTGAAGCAGGTGGAGGTTCCATCAAGCCATCAGACAAGAGGGCCGTCATTTCGTTTCTGACACATTCTTCCGGTGCTGGTTCAAGTTCTGGCGTTAAAGGTGCTGTTACGGAAGCGGATGAAGTCGCTTTATCATAATCCTTCACCAACTGAAATTATAGAAGAATGAAAGCGATTcttttagaaaaataaattaagtaCAACCtctttttaaaaccattttcttaaaacttttCACTTACCCTATTAACTTCCAGTTTTTTAAGGGCTCTGCTCGTTCGTGGCTTTTTACCAGATGTGCCCGCTAAAGGTTGCCTCTCTTCGCTTACCATAGTTCGTTTACACTTTGCGGACTCCACTGGCTGCTGTACTGACGGTTGTGGCTGAATTGTCGGTACAGCAATTGGGAGCAAAAGCCCATTTCTTGCATGTAGGAGTTCTCAAAGCAGTCGGGTGTAAAGTGAGCGCCACAAATTATAGAGTGTTTTGTCGGTCCTTTAAAATCAGCTCGCTTAACTTGTACAGTCCACTGTCGCCTTAAATTCAAATCGTCTGGAAACTTATATGTAGAATGCCTGGTTTTGTTTGAGTTGCTACAAAACTGAACAACACACCGCTTTACCATATTGGAATAAATGAATATATTTGCCTGAATTAGAGAGAACACGAGCGTATTTTGAAGGTCATGgagaaataattttcatgtcCGGTCGGCAAAGGCTCCACCAGTGACGTCACAGTGAAAATGTCGCAATCAAAATGGAAAGTTAAACTTTTGCAGGTGATTTTGCAGAGTCTAGGATCATATATCCAACCTCAGCAGTTTGATAAAGTGAAATCTGTGACAATTTGAACGATTATCTAGTTGGGACAGGTCACAGTTTTGCGTATGTTCTGAAAAGAATCAGTAGGACTGTAGAGTGGCCTAGGGCTAATAGTTAATTTGATTCAAAACTAATTCAGGTTACTTGCTTCTGTAATAATTTGTAACAACTAactattaaaaggaaaaaattaacttaacgtttcaattttttcaGTGAATGTGATTTATATATCAAACTGAGTAAATTTAGATGTCTGGGACATTTCTTCCACAGATGGCCGAGGAGCTCTTTGTGAAGGGCGAGTCCAGTGGAGAAATAGGAACTTCAGTGGCATCAATGAATCGTACAGGAAAGTTCACTGCTAAAAAGGGTCCATACGATGAATATAATGCTTTCAAGGAATTCTTTGACCGAGAAACAGAAGCATACATTATTGCTGCATGGTTGTCATTTGCAGGGATTCAGAAAATGTCAGGTGATCAATGTAGATGTTGATCAAAATGATCCCTGTCCTGTATGAATTTAACCCAATAGTATACATCAGCAACCACAAATTTCAACCTTCAAACACTTACTATGTAGAGTAAATTGATCAGCATTGATGAAACCAGAACACTATCTTCTATTGAAAAGTACCTCacccaacaaaaaaataaaaataataaaaataatgatcattatgataataataataataataataataataataataataattcagcTACCATTCAAAATTCTGCTATTAATTGGGATATAGTAAGCTGCACATTTACAATAACCAGTCCATCTCCTTTAAGGTATTCAACAACATTTCGTCTCATTCAGTGCAATATTTAATTTCTCCTAGACTGTCCACTTGAACGAAAGGTTCCAGATTCACTGAAGTTGTGGTCCAAGAATGATAAGAGGAAATGGTTACATGATGAAATTTCCGTGTTTCTTGATCGTTTCTTATTTGACAACAATGGAAATACCATCACAGAGGTACATGTAGGGATAGCCAGACTGGAGCAAGGGAGGACAAATGGATTCAAGTGTCGCTTTGCAGGATGCAATGACATCTTCATGCTTCATCCTCAGAGAGTAAAGTGAGTAAAGAAAAACCTTGCATTATAATACACTTCATTGTCTTCATGTATGTGTATACAGGTTAACCAGGACAGCAAAGTTAATATTTGTGGTTAGAATCTTttttcactttaacatttttcaaaccatGGCCAGTTTCATTTTTACTCTCCTTTATTCCAAATCAAGTACCACAATCTGAGGCCAAGGGAACCAAAAATTacactggtttgaaaaattataaataaaggctggcaaaattttgaatcCCAACAAAAACTCCTATATGCCTTCAAGTGATATCTAGGGGTAATCAGTTTTGTTGGGCATCAATTTTGTGGTGATTAGTCATTTTGAGTGTGTACAGTGCATGTATACACTAAGACAAAACTAGGCAGTGCTTTTAGGGTATGCCCTGCCTTTCAGATGAAATATCTAGCTGTTTCTAGCTTAGCTAATCTCTATTTTTGCAGGCATGAAATTTCTCAGCATGCATACATTTCATCAGACTTGACAAACAATGATGAGCGCGATGAAGAGGGCTACTACAAATGCAGGGGTCCAGACTGCTTTCTTCTTTACAAGGCCAAAGCAAGTAGAAACAGGCAAGCTGGAGaaaaaactttttaaattaaataaaaaaatttcagTGAATTAGTCAACAAAACAAGTCCTTTTTACTCATGTATCTGCTACATACAACTACATATGTTATTAAAAATCTTTTATAGGCATGAGCGGGAAAAACACCAAGACATCCCTGCTGACAGCGGTAGTAACGAAGAGCCctcagaagaaaaaaatgaagatcATAAGTACAATTATCATGTCACAAGACTCTTTTATGGTCTTTTTATGGAAGACATAAATGATGCCATTCGAGAAGGGGATTCAGAAAGACTGCTGGATTGCATCAAGTTATCTCTTCTTGTATTCAGAAAATTCAGAAAGGACAAATATGCATACACCACGTTACTGTTTCTTTGTAAGCTGTTTGCCATTTTGCCTGAAAAAGAAGCATTTTATCTTTTAAGGAATCGATTTTTCAATGGGAAGGGAGGAAAGGGTAAAAACATTCCCCTTGATCTATTGAATGAATTTTTTAACCATTTGCTTAAGACATGTCTTAGATTACTTGGTGGGAATATTAATGAGGTGAATGCCCAAAGGGTTGCAAGATCTTTGTGTCTCATGCAAAAGACTGTGACATCAGTATGGCTGAGAAGAGTGGCAAGCATAATGTAGTTGCTGCTGAGGAAAGCGTGTCTCAAATATTCAGGGATCTCACGCATGACAATGTCTTTGACTTCCAGTCTGGAAGAGTGAGTTATGAAAGTTTTCCCAAGTTTAGCAAAGATATTCTTGAAGGGCTTGACTACAgagattttttttcctggtcAAGGGGGTTGCTAAAAACATGGGAAGCCATGTATTTATAAATTAGGTGTATGAAAGTCTGCTTGAATACTTTCCTCAACTGAAAGAGCAGTGATTCCTTAATTAGTTATCAAGAAGCAGAACTAATAACCAGGCATTCAGAAGTTGGGAGTGTCTAGCAATATT
The Montipora capricornis isolate CH-2021 chromosome 10, ASM3666992v2, whole genome shotgun sequence genome window above contains:
- the LOC138020596 gene encoding uncharacterized protein, encoding MQLFEACPLCTELATAEISKIIGTQIHVTQKCTTCSYSRVWRGQPNILRIPAGNLLLSATILYSGSMVSQTLRMLKILKVQCFSRQTFHKHQKNYLIPVVVKMWKQEQDKVIASLSNLEGGLVLSRDGRSDSLGHCTKYGAFTVNEQRVNKELDVQLVQSNEVRNSLWCEHEELLRMVRFLASKNLQLEVIITDRNCQNAAYIRNHVKPNGTTHYYDIWHIAKGIGKKIDALAKQKDCEDAGLWRKSIVNHLYWIAVAAPEGNGEMGEAMWKSVTNNIRDVHDGHGELYPECAHGPLDEDERDKEWLQPSSKVCEKLTDILLSKPLLKDIKMISPRYQTSSLEALHSLNIIFAPKHTAFAFLAMYARLLLAALHYNENISQLQAVTKDGRPCYSIRFPKYKKGEYSVRKEKTSPTYDYTEVLIDVLVHDYEEDQQSLKNSIQDLRESIPGPLSAAFEKPCKETAVEQFVTRFANQE